From the Candidatus Methylomirabilota bacterium genome, one window contains:
- a CDS encoding sigma-54 dependent transcriptional regulator → MAGEHILIVDDEPAIRASLRGVLQDEGYRVTVVGRGADALRVLADEAPDLTFLDVWMEGMDGLDTLAEVRRLHPDAVVVMISGHGTIETAVKATRLGAYDFIEKPLSLEKTLLTVTRALEHGRLERENAALRESLEARAEIIGDSEPMRRLRELIATAAPTTGRVLIRGENGSGKELVAREIHARSARHERPFVEVNCAAIPEELIESELFGHEKGAFTGALARRRGKFELADGGTLFLDEIGDMSLKTQAKVLRALEEQAFERVGGKDTLRVDVRVIAASNRDLAALIRTGSFREDLYYRLNVIPIEVPALRARKDDIPKLVDHFVALYCAENGKRPKAVSGEALGYFLAYDWPGNVRELRNMVERLVIMAPGDVIGADDLPAPLRAEGAAGAGAAEGRERTLRDARDTFERAYILAELRANDWNITRTAERLGIERSHLYRKIKAYGITPPK, encoded by the coding sequence GTGGCCGGCGAGCATATTCTGATCGTCGACGACGAGCCCGCGATCCGCGCCTCCCTCCGCGGCGTGCTCCAGGACGAGGGCTACCGCGTCACGGTCGTGGGCCGCGGCGCCGACGCGCTCAGGGTCCTGGCCGACGAGGCGCCGGACCTCACGTTCCTCGACGTCTGGATGGAGGGGATGGACGGGCTCGACACGCTCGCCGAGGTCCGGCGGCTGCACCCCGACGCCGTCGTCGTGATGATCTCGGGCCACGGGACGATCGAGACCGCCGTGAAGGCGACGCGCCTCGGCGCGTACGATTTCATCGAGAAGCCGCTCTCCCTCGAGAAGACGCTCCTGACGGTCACGCGCGCGCTCGAGCACGGGCGCCTCGAGCGCGAGAACGCCGCGCTCCGCGAGAGCCTCGAGGCGCGCGCGGAGATCATCGGCGACAGCGAGCCGATGCGGCGGCTCCGCGAGCTCATCGCGACCGCCGCGCCCACGACCGGGCGCGTGCTGATCCGCGGCGAGAACGGGAGCGGCAAGGAGCTGGTGGCGCGCGAGATCCACGCGCGGTCGGCCCGCCACGAGCGCCCGTTCGTCGAAGTCAACTGCGCGGCGATCCCGGAGGAGCTCATCGAGTCGGAGCTCTTCGGCCACGAGAAGGGCGCGTTCACGGGCGCGCTCGCCCGCCGGCGCGGGAAGTTCGAGCTCGCCGACGGCGGCACGCTCTTCCTCGACGAGATCGGCGACATGAGCCTCAAGACCCAGGCGAAGGTGCTACGCGCGCTGGAGGAGCAGGCGTTCGAGCGCGTCGGCGGCAAGGACACGCTCCGCGTGGACGTCCGGGTGATCGCGGCCTCCAACCGCGACCTGGCGGCGCTGATCCGCACCGGGAGCTTCCGCGAGGACCTCTACTACCGGCTCAACGTCATCCCGATCGAGGTCCCGGCCCTCCGCGCCCGCAAGGACGACATCCCGAAGCTCGTCGACCACTTCGTCGCGCTCTACTGCGCGGAGAACGGCAAGCGGCCAAAGGCGGTGTCGGGCGAGGCGCTCGGCTACTTCCTCGCCTACGACTGGCCGGGCAACGTGCGCGAGCTCCGCAACATGGTCGAGCGCCTGGTCATCATGGCGCCGGGCGACGTGATCGGCGCCGACGACCTGCCGGCGCCCCTCCGGGCCGAGGGGGCGGCCGGCGCCGGCGCGGCGGAGGGACGCGAGCGCACGCTCCGGGACGCGCGCGACACGTTCGAGCGCGCCTACATCCTCGCGGAGCTCCGCGCCAACGACTGGAACATCACGCGTACCGCCGAGCGGCTCGGTATCGAGCGGAGCCACCTCTACCGGAAGATCAAGGCGTACGGCATCACGCCGCCCAAGTGA
- a CDS encoding ATP-binding protein: protein MPLLSEGNRLKRNLLTILGFLLLVGAANLVDIGAYAPDLPIASNITIFALLNLNLIVLLLLVVLLLRNLVKLWFERRQNVLGARFKAKLVLSFLALSLAPAILIFLIASNFINKSIEGWFKPQVERPLDQALAVAQTYYNNLEHTALRHGRYLGRVIDRDGLLAEDRREGLAAFLVEQQERLGIGALTLFDPHGREIVHVKDPLLADLPTQDVGEDQVKRGLAGQEVTTARELSSGDLIEVVTPIWSERGGADRQVAGVIVVGMHVPERLEARVRGISQAFQEYKQLKLLKTPIKGIYILLFLLMTLIVVFSFTWFGLYLARGITGPIADLAKATREIATGNLAYKVQARADDEIGVLVQSFNRMTDDLAESKKRLEEAYLDLSDKHTELEDRRRYIETVLEAITTGVVSFDPLGRLTTINRAAARMFGLAEPAVVGKLLEEVFVGGDLREVVTLVQRAARAKGGAIEEELRLRRGGTTLALLASATALRGPEGEYTGAVVVFDDLTELLKAQRVAAWREVAQRIAHEIKNPLTPIQLSAQRLRRRLRGGSRDEQQLVTECTETIIQEVDGLKRLVDEFSRFARMPVLAPRPTDVRPLVDAVVALYRESHPAVRLATRHADDLPLLEVDPDHIKRAVLNLVDNAVQAVGAGGEVLVETAHLPEIGHARIIVADTGPGIPPEDREKLFLPYFSTKTAGMGLGLPIVHEIVTEHGGTIRVEDNEPRGSRFIVEVPVSRAPAPVEA from the coding sequence ATGCCGCTGCTCAGCGAAGGGAACCGTCTCAAGCGGAACCTCCTGACGATCCTCGGGTTCCTGCTGCTCGTGGGCGCGGCGAACCTCGTGGACATCGGGGCCTACGCGCCGGACCTGCCGATCGCGTCGAACATCACGATCTTCGCGCTCCTCAACCTGAACCTGATCGTCCTGCTCCTGCTCGTCGTGCTCCTGCTCCGCAATCTGGTCAAGCTCTGGTTCGAGCGCCGGCAGAACGTGCTCGGGGCGCGGTTCAAGGCGAAGCTCGTCCTCTCGTTCCTCGCGCTCTCGCTGGCGCCCGCGATCCTCATCTTCCTGATCGCCTCGAACTTCATCAACAAGTCCATCGAGGGCTGGTTCAAGCCCCAGGTCGAGCGCCCGCTCGACCAGGCGCTGGCGGTGGCCCAGACCTACTACAACAATCTCGAGCACACCGCGCTCCGTCACGGCCGCTACCTCGGCCGCGTGATCGACCGCGACGGGCTCCTCGCCGAGGACCGGCGCGAGGGACTCGCGGCCTTCCTCGTCGAGCAACAGGAGCGGCTCGGGATCGGCGCGCTCACGCTCTTCGACCCGCACGGGCGCGAGATCGTGCACGTGAAGGACCCGCTGCTGGCCGACCTGCCGACCCAGGACGTCGGCGAGGACCAGGTGAAGCGCGGCCTCGCCGGCCAGGAGGTCACCACCGCCCGCGAGCTCAGCTCGGGCGACCTCATCGAGGTGGTGACGCCGATCTGGTCCGAGCGGGGCGGCGCCGACCGGCAGGTCGCGGGCGTGATCGTCGTCGGCATGCACGTCCCGGAGCGCCTCGAGGCGCGCGTGCGGGGCATCTCGCAGGCCTTCCAGGAGTACAAGCAGCTCAAGCTCCTGAAGACTCCGATCAAGGGCATCTACATCCTGCTCTTCCTCCTGATGACCCTGATCGTCGTCTTCTCGTTCACGTGGTTCGGCCTCTATCTCGCGCGCGGCATCACCGGCCCGATCGCCGACCTCGCGAAGGCCACCCGCGAGATCGCCACGGGCAACCTCGCCTACAAGGTGCAGGCGCGGGCCGACGACGAGATCGGCGTCCTCGTCCAGTCGTTCAACCGCATGACCGACGACCTCGCCGAGTCGAAGAAGCGGCTCGAGGAGGCCTACCTCGACCTCTCCGACAAGCACACCGAGCTCGAGGACCGCCGGCGCTACATCGAGACCGTCCTCGAGGCCATCACGACCGGCGTCGTGTCCTTCGACCCGCTCGGGCGGCTCACGACCATCAACCGCGCCGCGGCGCGGATGTTCGGCCTCGCCGAGCCGGCGGTGGTCGGCAAGCTGCTCGAGGAGGTGTTCGTCGGCGGGGACCTCCGCGAGGTGGTGACGCTCGTCCAGCGCGCCGCGCGCGCGAAGGGCGGCGCGATCGAGGAGGAGCTGCGGCTCCGCCGCGGCGGTACCACGCTCGCGCTCCTCGCCTCGGCGACCGCGCTCCGCGGGCCCGAGGGCGAGTACACGGGCGCGGTCGTGGTGTTCGACGACCTCACCGAGCTCTTGAAGGCCCAGCGGGTCGCGGCGTGGCGGGAGGTCGCGCAGCGCATCGCGCACGAGATCAAGAACCCGCTCACGCCCATCCAGCTCTCGGCCCAGCGGCTCCGGCGGCGGCTCCGGGGCGGCTCCCGCGACGAGCAGCAGCTCGTCACCGAGTGCACCGAGACGATCATCCAGGAGGTGGACGGCCTGAAGCGCCTCGTGGACGAGTTCTCGCGCTTCGCGCGGATGCCGGTGCTGGCGCCGCGGCCCACCGACGTGCGCCCGCTCGTCGACGCCGTGGTGGCGCTCTACCGCGAGTCGCACCCCGCGGTCCGGCTCGCGACGCGGCACGCGGACGACCTGCCCCTCCTCGAGGTGGACCCCGACCACATCAAGCGTGCGGTCCTCAACCTCGTCGACAACGCGGTGCAGGCGGTCGGCGCCGGGGGCGAGGTCCTCGTCGAGACCGCGCACCTGCCCGAGATCGGCCACGCGCGCATCATCGTCGCCGACACCGGGCCCGGCATCCCGCCGGAGGACAGGGAGAAACTCTTCCTCCCCTACTTCTCGACGAAGACGGCGGGGATGGGGCTCGGACTCCCGATCGTCCACGAGATCGTCACCGAGCACGGGGGCACGATCCGCGTCGAGGACAACGAGCCGCGCGGGAGCCGGTTCATCGTCGAGGTGCCGGTGTCGCGCGCCCCCGCCCCGGTCGAGGCCTGA
- a CDS encoding DUF4390 domain-containing protein, with protein MAAALTLALAAAAHAELRISDLEVFLNDFEVTVHVVLLGTLPEAVHEGVRSGLPAHVKFTIDLWQFRRYWPDQILVTKVVERSLAYNVVTKEFKVSSLRGEQRPVFATRDLRDAQRVLSEIRGLKLTPATALDPAAVIYVRVRAESALNGENTFVARMAGTAEQTDRQSAYRTIQRVQ; from the coding sequence GTGGCCGCGGCGTTGACGCTGGCCCTCGCGGCGGCGGCGCACGCCGAGCTGCGCATCAGCGACCTGGAGGTCTTCCTCAACGACTTTGAGGTGACCGTCCACGTCGTGCTGCTCGGCACCCTGCCCGAGGCCGTCCACGAGGGCGTCCGGAGCGGCCTCCCCGCGCACGTCAAGTTCACCATCGACCTCTGGCAGTTCCGGCGGTACTGGCCCGACCAGATCCTCGTGACGAAGGTGGTCGAGCGGAGCCTCGCTTACAACGTGGTGACCAAGGAGTTCAAGGTCAGCTCGCTCCGCGGCGAGCAGCGCCCGGTCTTCGCGACGCGCGACCTCCGCGACGCCCAGCGCGTGCTGTCGGAGATCCGGGGCCTCAAGCTGACGCCGGCGACCGCGCTCGATCCCGCGGCGGTCATCTACGTGCGCGTGCGCGCCGAGTCGGCGCTGAACGGCGAGAACACCTTCGTGGCGCGGATGGCGGGCACGGCCGAGCAGACCGACCGGCAGTCCGCCTACCGCACGATCCAGCGGGTACAATGA
- the lpxC gene encoding UDP-3-O-acyl-N-acetylglucosamine deacetylase, which translates to MRQHTIKKAVSFEGVGLHSGKPARVTLSPAPEDTGIVFRTGADRIAAAPESVVNSHWATTIGKNGTRVQTVEHLLAAAAGLGIDNLEVEVDGPEIPAGDGSARPFVTLLAAAGRNQQSARRRPLTLPYPLRVGKGGRWIHIVPAPTFRISYTLDNDHPAVGTQVLSWAPTSERSFVDEVAPARTYGFLKDLGLMRKNGLARGGSLDNAVVVGNRGPLNGLRYRDEFVRHKILDLIGDLALLGRPILAHVVARNGGHALNLELVLAIQRALGLERRLAGAAVRVPGDREAKAPGDGLASAPSLAPI; encoded by the coding sequence ATGCGCCAGCACACCATCAAGAAGGCGGTCAGCTTCGAAGGAGTCGGCCTCCATTCGGGCAAACCCGCGCGAGTCACGCTGTCGCCCGCTCCCGAAGACACCGGCATCGTCTTCCGCACGGGTGCCGACCGGATCGCGGCGGCGCCCGAGAGCGTGGTCAACTCGCACTGGGCGACCACGATCGGGAAGAACGGCACGCGCGTGCAGACGGTCGAGCACCTGCTCGCGGCGGCCGCCGGCCTCGGCATCGACAACCTCGAGGTCGAGGTGGACGGTCCGGAGATCCCCGCGGGGGACGGGAGCGCGAGGCCCTTCGTGACGCTGCTCGCCGCGGCCGGGCGCAACCAGCAGTCGGCGCGGCGCCGTCCGCTGACGCTGCCCTACCCGCTCCGCGTCGGCAAGGGCGGACGCTGGATCCACATCGTCCCCGCGCCGACCTTCCGCATCAGCTACACGCTCGACAACGACCATCCCGCGGTCGGCACGCAGGTGCTCTCGTGGGCGCCGACGAGCGAGCGCTCCTTCGTGGACGAGGTCGCGCCCGCGCGCACCTACGGCTTCCTGAAGGACCTCGGGCTCATGCGGAAGAACGGGCTCGCGCGCGGCGGCTCGCTCGATAACGCGGTCGTCGTCGGGAACCGCGGCCCGCTCAACGGCCTCCGCTATCGCGACGAGTTCGTGCGGCACAAGATCCTCGACCTGATCGGCGACCTGGCGCTCCTCGGCCGCCCGATCCTCGCCCACGTCGTCGCCCGGAACGGGGGCCACGCGCTCAACCTCGAGCTCGTGCTCGCGATCCAGCGCGCGCTCGGTCTCGAGCGGCGGCTCGCGGGCGCCGCGGTGCGCGTCCCCGGGGACCGCGAGGCGAAGGCGCCGGGCGACGGGCTCGCCTCGGCGCCGAGCCTGGCCCCGATCTAA
- a CDS encoding archease: MRGHELTVSAAGWEHFDVEADVGVRAWGPTRGEAFAQAALGVLALIVAADEVEAREARAVRAQAEAPEPLLVAWVNECLYVHEIEGFVVRRVEVLACDDTVVHGVLHGEPLDPRRHRLGTVVKAATLHRTSVAERDGRHEVALIVDV, encoded by the coding sequence ATTCGGGGACATGAGCTGACCGTTTCCGCCGCCGGCTGGGAGCACTTCGACGTCGAGGCCGACGTCGGCGTGCGCGCGTGGGGCCCGACGCGGGGCGAGGCCTTCGCCCAGGCGGCGCTCGGCGTGCTCGCGCTGATCGTCGCGGCCGACGAGGTCGAGGCGCGTGAGGCCCGCGCGGTGCGGGCGCAGGCCGAGGCGCCCGAGCCGCTGCTCGTCGCGTGGGTCAACGAGTGCCTCTACGTGCACGAGATCGAGGGCTTCGTCGTGCGCCGGGTCGAGGTCCTCGCCTGCGACGACACCGTCGTCCACGGCGTGCTCCACGGCGAGCCCCTCGATCCGCGGCGCCATCGCCTCGGGACCGTCGTCAAGGCCGCGACGCTGCATCGGACGAGCGTCGCCGAGCGGGACGGGCGTCATGAGGTCGCGCTGATCGTGGACGTCTGA
- a CDS encoding 16S rRNA (uracil(1498)-N(3))-methyltransferase, whose amino-acid sequence MRRFTLAPERIDGGHVRFDRDESRHISRVLRLRPGDTVLATDGAGHDYTVRLETVGEAATGTVLGVVARAADSALRLTLVQSVPKGDKMELIVRAATELGVARVVPVLTERTIVALEPGRWRERARRWQRVAKEAAKQCGRAVIPPVDAPRPLAEFLAAAEPAELRLCFWESAAQAGEGAGQARSLGTTLAASLPRSLPPDARVLLLVGPEGGLARAEVESARARGFAVVGVGPRILRTETAGPALIAILQNKFGDMS is encoded by the coding sequence GTGCGGCGCTTCACGCTCGCGCCTGAGCGGATCGACGGCGGGCACGTCCGCTTCGATCGCGACGAGTCGCGCCACATCTCGCGCGTGCTGCGCCTGCGCCCGGGCGACACCGTCCTCGCCACCGACGGCGCCGGGCACGACTACACGGTGCGCCTGGAGACGGTCGGCGAGGCCGCGACGGGCACCGTGCTCGGCGTCGTGGCGCGCGCGGCCGACTCCGCCCTGCGCCTCACGCTCGTCCAGTCGGTGCCGAAGGGCGACAAGATGGAGCTGATCGTCCGCGCCGCCACCGAGCTCGGCGTGGCGCGCGTCGTCCCGGTCCTCACCGAGCGCACGATCGTCGCCCTCGAGCCCGGCCGCTGGCGCGAGCGCGCACGCCGCTGGCAGCGCGTCGCGAAAGAGGCGGCGAAGCAGTGCGGACGCGCCGTCATTCCGCCCGTCGACGCGCCCCGGCCCCTCGCCGAGTTCCTCGCCGCCGCCGAGCCCGCCGAGCTCCGGCTCTGCTTCTGGGAATCCGCGGCGCAGGCGGGGGAGGGAGCGGGGCAGGCTCGCTCGCTCGGAACGACACTCGCCGCGAGCCTGCCCCGCTCCCTCCCCCCCGATGCGCGCGTCCTTCTGCTCGTCGGACCCGAGGGCGGGCTCGCGCGCGCCGAGGTCGAGAGCGCGCGGGCGCGCGGCTTCGCGGTCGTCGGCGTCGGGCCGCGGATCCTCCGCACCGAGACGGCGGGCCCCGCGCTCATCGCGATCCTGCAGAACAAATTCGGGGACATGAGCTGA
- a CDS encoding 50S ribosomal protein L11 methyltransferase — MSSSRYWELRVEVPEDASEGLTNFLWELGALGVIEEESPGRAPQLRAFFPKTLFARALEDSVRGYLGGLAALGFRPRGEPTVVALAGEDWANAWRAHFRPLPVGTSLLVAPPWDRPPVNGRVVITIEPGRAFGTGRHGSTLGCLEALEALVVPHAPARLLDLGTGSGILAVTAARLGVPAVLAVDEDPDAVAAAMANAARNRVSDRVRCALADAGALQEPPAPLVLANLLTAAHLRLAPHYARYVAPGGALVLGGILDAEASAVSVALGGHGFTPDGSRSVEGWTTLTLRRGPGAALHARA, encoded by the coding sequence ATGTCGTCCTCCCGCTACTGGGAACTCCGCGTCGAGGTCCCCGAGGACGCCTCCGAGGGGCTGACCAACTTTCTCTGGGAGCTGGGCGCGCTCGGCGTCATCGAGGAGGAATCGCCGGGCCGCGCCCCGCAGCTCCGCGCGTTCTTCCCGAAGACGCTCTTCGCGCGCGCGCTCGAGGACAGCGTGCGCGGCTACCTCGGCGGCCTCGCCGCGCTCGGATTCCGGCCGCGCGGTGAGCCGACCGTCGTCGCGCTCGCCGGCGAGGACTGGGCGAACGCGTGGCGCGCCCACTTCAGGCCGCTGCCGGTGGGCACGAGCCTCCTCGTCGCGCCGCCCTGGGACCGGCCGCCCGTCAACGGCCGCGTCGTGATCACGATCGAGCCCGGCCGCGCGTTCGGCACCGGCCGGCACGGCAGCACGCTCGGCTGCCTCGAGGCGCTCGAGGCGCTGGTCGTGCCCCACGCGCCGGCGCGGCTCCTCGACCTCGGCACGGGCTCGGGGATCCTCGCCGTCACGGCGGCGCGCCTCGGCGTCCCCGCCGTCCTCGCCGTGGACGAGGACCCGGACGCGGTCGCCGCCGCGATGGCGAACGCGGCGCGGAACCGGGTCTCGGACCGCGTGCGCTGCGCGCTGGCCGACGCCGGCGCGCTCCAGGAGCCGCCCGCGCCGCTCGTCCTCGCCAACCTCCTGACCGCGGCGCACCTGCGGCTCGCGCCGCATTACGCGCGCTACGTCGCCCCGGGCGGCGCCCTCGTGCTCGGCGGGATCCTCGACGCGGAGGCGTCCGCCGTCTCGGTGGCGCTCGGCGGCCACGGCTTCACGCCCGACGGCTCGCGGAGCGTCGAAGGCTGGACGACCCTCACGCTCCGGCGGGGGCCCGGTGCGGCGCTTCACGCTCGCGCCTGA
- the dnaJ gene encoding molecular chaperone DnaJ, with amino-acid sequence MARDYYEILGVPRGAGDAEIKKAYRQLAMRYHPDRNQGDKDAESRFKEISEAYAILSDPDKRAHFDRFGTGPGAGPGFGETGFGTLFEDIFENFFAGGARGRRSRAARGEDLQYELKISLEDAAAGLETKIQIPRLERCDPCAGTGVEPGSRLETCDMCAGRGEVRRSHGFLTIAQPCPKCQGRGQLNRHPCRQCHGEGRQRAERLLSVKIPAGIEDGMQLRLSGEGSGGLGGGPAGDLYVLVRIREHELFTREGADLHCDLPVGFAQFALGHEAEVPVLEGTAKLKIPPGSQPHGVLRLKGKGMPHLRGRGHGDACYRLILEVPQKLNAKQREALAAFEAASKEEHGPLSSAFLERMKKLLG; translated from the coding sequence GTGGCGCGCGACTACTACGAGATCCTCGGCGTTCCGCGCGGCGCCGGCGACGCGGAGATCAAGAAGGCCTACCGCCAGCTCGCGATGCGGTACCACCCGGACCGCAATCAGGGCGACAAGGACGCCGAGAGCCGCTTCAAGGAGATCAGCGAGGCCTACGCGATCCTCTCCGATCCCGACAAGCGCGCCCATTTCGACCGCTTCGGGACGGGGCCCGGCGCCGGCCCCGGGTTCGGCGAGACGGGGTTCGGCACGCTGTTCGAGGACATCTTCGAGAACTTCTTCGCGGGCGGCGCGCGCGGCCGGCGCTCGCGCGCCGCGCGGGGCGAGGATCTCCAGTACGAGCTGAAGATCTCGCTCGAGGACGCGGCCGCCGGCCTCGAGACGAAGATCCAGATCCCGCGCCTCGAGCGCTGCGACCCGTGCGCGGGCACGGGCGTCGAGCCCGGCAGCCGTCTCGAGACGTGCGACATGTGCGCCGGGCGCGGCGAGGTCCGGCGCAGCCACGGCTTCCTGACGATCGCCCAGCCCTGCCCGAAGTGTCAGGGCCGCGGCCAGCTGAACCGCCATCCGTGCCGGCAGTGCCACGGCGAGGGCCGGCAGCGCGCCGAGCGGCTCCTCTCGGTGAAGATCCCGGCGGGCATCGAGGACGGCATGCAGCTCCGGCTGTCCGGCGAGGGCTCGGGCGGCCTCGGCGGCGGGCCCGCGGGCGACCTCTACGTGCTCGTCCGCATCCGCGAGCACGAGCTGTTCACGCGCGAGGGCGCCGACCTCCATTGCGACCTGCCCGTCGGCTTCGCGCAGTTCGCCCTCGGCCACGAGGCCGAGGTGCCGGTGCTCGAGGGCACGGCGAAGCTCAAGATCCCGCCCGGCAGCCAGCCGCACGGGGTCCTCCGCCTGAAGGGCAAGGGAATGCCGCACCTCCGGGGCCGCGGCCACGGCGACGCCTGCTACCGGCTCATCCTCGAAGTCCCGCAGAAGCTCAACGCGAAGCAGCGCGAGGCGCTCGCCGCGTTCGAGGCCGCGTCGAAGGAGGAGCACGGGCCGCTCTCCAGCGCGTTCCTCGAACGGATGAAGAAGCTGCTCGGCTGA
- the grpE gene encoding nucleotide exchange factor GrpE produces the protein MDDDTTRDAPSPEAVEPPPSEVEELKRQLDEKQDRLLRALAEADNVRRRSQRDREEYLKYANEPLLRDLIPVLDNLDRALEAARRRGDAASVVSGVELAQREFLRVLGRHGVTRYSAVGEPFDPTRHEAVARVVSTDAKPGTVASEQLPGYLLHDRVLRPALVAVAVASDEAAP, from the coding sequence ATGGACGACGACACGACGCGTGACGCTCCCTCACCCGAGGCGGTCGAGCCGCCGCCCTCCGAGGTCGAGGAGCTGAAGCGGCAGCTGGACGAGAAGCAGGACCGCCTCCTCCGCGCGCTCGCCGAGGCCGACAACGTCCGGCGCCGCAGCCAGCGCGACCGCGAGGAGTACCTCAAGTACGCCAACGAGCCGCTGCTCCGCGACCTGATCCCGGTCCTCGACAACCTCGACCGCGCGCTCGAGGCCGCCCGCCGGCGTGGCGACGCGGCGAGCGTGGTCTCGGGCGTCGAGCTCGCCCAGCGCGAGTTCCTCCGGGTCCTCGGGCGCCACGGCGTGACGCGCTACTCCGCCGTCGGGGAGCCCTTCGATCCCACGCGCCACGAGGCGGTCGCGCGCGTGGTCAGCACCGACGCCAAGCCCGGCACCGTCGCGAGCGAGCAGCTGCCGGGCTACCTGCTGCACGACCGCGTCCTGCGCCCGGCGCTCGTCGCCGTCGCCGTGGCGTCGGACGAGGCCGCCCCGTAG